The following are encoded in a window of Ruminiclostridium herbifermentans genomic DNA:
- a CDS encoding DUF378 domain-containing protein produces MRTSLDRVALVVVIIGALNWLSVGLFNYDLVGSIFGATSLITRSIFTIVGIAGLYSISLLFREQETVRNHR; encoded by the coding sequence ATGAGGACATCTTTGGATAGAGTAGCATTGGTCGTTGTAATCATTGGAGCTCTGAACTGGCTTTCTGTAGGATTATTTAATTATGACTTAGTAGGTTCAATATTTGGAGCCACTTCGCTCATTACGAGATCAATATTTACAATTGTAGGTATTGCTGGTTTGTACAGTATAAGCTTATTGTTCAGAGAACAAGAAACAGTTAGAAACCATCGTTAA
- a CDS encoding alpha/beta-type small acid-soluble spore protein, whose translation MARSKSVFENMKYEIASQVGVNLKQGYNGDLTSREAGKIGGTITQKVFEAYTNSKK comes from the coding sequence ATGGCAAGAAGTAAATCAGTATTCGAAAATATGAAGTACGAAATAGCTTCTCAGGTTGGTGTTAATTTAAAGCAGGGTTATAATGGTGACTTAACTTCTAGAGAAGCTGGTAAAATCGGCGGAACAATTACTCAAAAGGTATTTGAAGCTTATACAAATTCCAAGAAATAA